The DNA segment TTTAAATTCGGTCAGAAAAATCCGGACAGAAGCTACGTCCCCAAGGCCCAGACTCATGCCCTCAAGCACCAGTATGAGGTTATCCATGACGCGGCGTGTTTGCGCCTCGATACCTGCAGGAAGCGTAGCATCCGCATTATTAGGGTCTGTTGGCATCTGCCCGGTCAAAAATACCCATCCGTCTACTTCGGTGGCGTGAGAAAACGGTCCGACTGGCGTTGGCGCCGCTTCAATCATATGAAATACTGGTGCAGTCATCTTATTTTCAGCTCGCGATAGTAGGTCTTTGTTCCCAGCCGGAAACGACAAAGGGTCCATCCGAAAATACGTTCTAACTCGTTGAATTCTGGTCGGCGTGGCAGGATTCGAATCTGCGCCCCCTTCGTCCTTAATGACTTAGTGTAGTGTTTCATTTCGCTTCGTTCAAGGTGGTCTCGTTTCCGTTTTCGTCTATTACATATGTGTTTTTAAAGTATTTTTACAGAATATTTATGCGTTAATTGAGTTCAGTTTGTTGCAGCGAGCGTTATGGGTACCCAGCACGTACCGGAACCATCATCTGTCCCCGGCTCAGTACTCCGTGTTCCCCCTGAGGAGACGGCACCGGCTGCACCAGAATAAAGGATATAATACCCATGTCTTTTGACACCACTGAACATAATCGTCAGCGCAACTGCTTTGATGGAGTAGAGTCGGTCTGGTTGTTTGGTTATGGCTCGCTCATCTACAAAGTTGACTTTCCCTTTCTGGATCAGCGCCCGGCGACTATTGAAGGTTGGGCTCGTCGATTTTGGCAGGGGTCCCATGATCATCGTGGAACACCTGATGCGCCTGGCCGTGTGGTCACCCTGATCGAAGCGCCCAACGTTTGCTGCAAAGGTATGGCTTACCGGGTCTCGCCTGACGTCTTTGCGCACCTGGATGTGCGGGAGAAGAATGGCTATCTGCGATTTGTCACTCCGATGATTTTTGCTGATGGCACTCGCGAGGATGGCCTCGTGTATATCGCCACTGAAGATAACGCCGCTTTCCTCGGCCCTGCTGACGATGCGGACATCGCCAGGCAGATCGCTGCGTCTGAAGGCCCCAGCGGTCGTAATCGCGACTATCTTCTAAACCTAGCCACCGCATTGCGAGCAATGGGTGACGATGATCCTCATGTGTTCGCGCTTGAGAGCTATCTGCGCTGAATCGCTCCCCGTCCCAACAGCCATAGAGTTTCGAGTTAATCCAGCGGTGTCAGTCATCGCCCTACAGGAGTCATGATGAATAGCACACCCATACCCCGTTTCGGTCTCATCCTGATTGGTGACGAGCTGTTGAACGGTCGCAAGCAGGACGCCCATCTGGCCGCCATGATTCCGCGGTTTGAAGCGCGCGGACTGGAGTTGTCGTGGGTGCGCACGATTGCGGATGATGATGAGTTGATTACCCAGACGCTGACGCAAACCTTTGCCAGCCCGGACGTGGTGTTCAGCTTCGGCGGCATTGGTGCGACTCCGGACGATCTGACCCGTCAGTGCGCGGCCGCGGCTCTGGGGCTAGACCTTGCCCTGCATCGCGAAGCCGAGGTGGAAATTCGGTCACGGCTGGGTTCACGATTGAATCCGCTGCACCTGCGCATGGGGGAGTTTCCGATCGGCAGCCGAATCATTCCTAATCCGATTAACGGCATTCCCGGTTTCGCCATTCATCGCCATCATTTTGTGCCCGGTTTTCCCAAAATGGCTTGGCCGATGGTGGAGTGGGTGCTGGATCATGATTACGTCGACTACCAGGCGGTCAATCGCACCGTTAGCCAGACCCTGGTGCTGACCGATACGTCGGAGGGGTCGTTGATTCCATTGATGGAGTTGCTGCTGGCGGAGCATCCGGATTTGCGCCTGGCCTGTTTGCCCAATGCGGACGGTCGACGCGAGGTGGAGCTGAGCCTGAAAGGCGATCCTGCACACGTGGTTGCCGGGATGAGCCGTCTGCGAGTGTTATTGCAGGAGCTGGCGGGCTGATACCGGTGCCGGAGGGGCGCTAGCTATTCCTCATTTGGGCGCTCTCAGGCCAGCGAGCGTGGTGCTAGACAGCCAGAAACGAAAAAAGGCCCACCCGAAGATGTGCCCTAAGTCGTTGAATTCTGGTCGGCGTGGCAGGATTCGAACCTGCGACCCCTTCGTCCCGAACGAAGTGCGCTACCAAGCTGCGCCACACGCCGATTCACGGCAAGCATTATACGGATACATGCTTATTTTACCAGTCTCTGCCGGATAAAAACGCGTCGGTAAAGCTGCGAAGGTTGTCATAGACGAGCACTTGGGCAGATTCCGCCAGTGGCCGGGTTTGCAACTCCTGTTCGGTGTCCAGGCCGTTGCCGGTGCGCACCAAAATCGGCTGGCAGCCTTTTTTGGCGGCGGCTTCCAGGTCTTTTCGGCTATCGCCGACCATCACGCTACCTGCCAGTGTTTTCAAATTGAAATGCCGTTGGATTTGCTGCAGCAGGCCAGGTTCCGGCTTGCGACACGTACAGTGTTCGTCCGGGTGGTGGGGGCAGTAGGCAATGAAGTCGATGTGGCCACCGGCAATCCTTAACAGGCGGCCGAGTTTGCGGTGCATGGCGTCTAACGTATCGCGGTCGTAGTAGCCGCGGGCAATACCGGACTGGTTGGTGGCTATGGCAATCCGATGCCCCGCGCTGCAAAGGCGGGCAATGGCTTTGATGCTGCCGGGAATGGGGTGCCAGTCGTCTGGCGAGCAGATATACCCGCCTGCGTACTGGTTGATCACCCCGTCCCGGTCCAGAATGATGAGCACAGCGCTACTTCACCCCTATCCTGTTAGCTGGCGCTGGGTAGCAGGGAAATATCCGCTACCCGCAGGAACAGATTACGCAGTCGATTCAGCAGGGCCAAACGATTATTGCGCACGGCTTCGTTGTCTGCCATCACCATCACTTCATCGAAGAAGCGGTCCACCGGTTGGTGCAGAACGGCTAGTGAATGCAGAGCGGCTGTATAGTCACCCTTTTCGAACAGCGGCAGCACGGTGTCGGTCTGATGGTTAACCTGTTCGGCCAGGGCGAGTTCGGCGGGGTCTTGCAGCAGGCTGGCATCGACTGTGTCGTGCACTGTGTTTTCGCTCTGCTTGGCCAGAATGTTGGACACTCGTTTGTTGGCGGCGGCCAGCGCTCCGGCCTCAGGGCGCTGACGGAAGGCTTCTACCGCTTTTACCCGGCGGTCGAAATCCAGCGGGCGAGTGGGCCGGCGAGCATGAACGGCGAGATACACTTCAGCGCTAATGCCCTGCTCGTCATAATAGGCGCGGAAGCGTTCCAGCATGTAATCCACCACGCTGGTGGAGGGGTTTTCGGCTGGCAGGTCAGTGAACTGTTGCGCCGCCCAGTCGCAGCAGGTTTGCAGGTCCAGCGGAAGTTGACGCTCGATAATAATGCGCAGCACACCCAGGGCGGCACGGCGCAGGGCGAACGGGTCACGGGTGCCAGATGGCGGTTGGTTGATGCCAAACAGGCCGACCAGAGAGTCCAGCCGGTCGGCAATGGCCACGGCGCATCCGGTCAAGGTGGTGGGCAGGTTGTCTTTGGCGAAGCGCGGCATGTACTGTTCGTTCAGAGCGCTAGCGACGTCGGCGTGTTCGCCGTCGTGGGTGGCGTAGTACTGGCCCATGATGCCTTGCAGATCGGTAAATTCCAGCACCATTTCGGTGACCAGATCGGTTTTCGCCAGCATGGCGGCGCGCTCGGCCAATGCCGGGTCGCTGCCAATGGCTTGAGCAATCTTGCCGGCCAAAGCGGCGACGCGCACAGATTTGTCGTAAACGCTGCCCAGTTTATCCTGAAATACGATGGGCTTGAGCCGATCAATGCGCTGGTCCAGGCGCTTTTTGCGGTCGGTTTCGTAAAAGAACGCCGCGTCGGACAGGCGCGGGCGAATCACTTTTTCGTTACCGGCTATGACCTGTGACGGGTCTTTGCTTTCCAGGTTGGCGACGGTGATGAAAAATGGCTGCATCTGGCCGTTGTCATCCACCAGATGGAAGTACTTTTGGTGTTCTTTCATGGACGAAATAAGTGCTTCAGCAGGCACTTGCAGGAAACGCTCTTCAAAACGCCCCATCAGCGGCACCGGCCATTCGTTCAGGGCGGTCACTTCGTCCAGTAGGGCTTCGTCAATCACCGCAACGCAGCTCTGTTGCAGTGCCAGGGCGTTCACGCCCTTGCGAATCTGTTCCCGACGCTGGGCAAAATCAGCCAGCACGTAACCTTCCTGACGCAGCACCACTTCGTAGTCGGCCGGGGTAGGAATGATCAGTGATTTCGGGCAGTGGAAGCGGTGGCCACGGGTTTTGTTGCCGGGCTTCAGGCCCATGATCGGGTGATCAATCACGGTGCTGCCATACAGCATGACCAGCCAGTGTACCGGGCGCACAAATTCTGTGCGGTGAGCACCCCAGCGCATGCGCTTGGGAATCGGCAGTGCGGCCAGTGACTGCTCGATCAACTCTGGCATCAACTCGGCGGTGGTCCTGCCCTGCTCTACGGTGCGGAACACCAGCCAGGCGCCTTTGTCGGTTTCCAGGGTGTCGAGTTCGTCGGGGGTAACGCCCAGCGACGTGGCAAAACCGGTCAGTGCCCGGGTTGGGTTACCGGCGTCGTCAAATGCGGCTTTTACGGCTGGGCCGCGCTTCTCCACTGGCTTGTCGGGTTGGGCGTGGGCCAAGTCGCGAATGCGCAGGGCCAGGCGCCGTGGTGCGGCGAAAGGTTCTACCGCACCAAACTCAATGCCGGCGGCTTGCAGGCCACTAACAATGCCTTGAGTGAACGCATCAGAAAGCGGCTTCAGGGCTTTTGGCGGCAATTCTTCGGTGCCCAGTTCAACTAGAAAATCCTGTGTTGCCATCATCATGCCTTCCCTTTCTCCTGCTGTGCCTGCTTCGCGTTTTTTGCTTTCTTACCTTTGCCGTCGGCCTTGTTGTCTACTTTGCCTTCTATCTTGTTTGTGGCTTTCGCTTCGGCGGCTTCGGCCGCGGCCAATACTTCCGCGCGAATGCTGTCGATGGCCAGCGGGAAGCCAATCTTGCGGCGGCTGTCGAAGTACGACTGGGCCACGGCCCGCGCCAAGGTGCGTACCCGCAGGATGTAGCGCTGACGCTCGGTTACGGAAATAGCGTGGCGGGCGTCCAACATATTAAAGGTGTGGGAAGCTTTTAGTACTTGCTCGTAAGCAGGCAGCGGCAAGCCGGCCTCAATGAGCTTGGCGCTTTCGCGCTCGTACACGTCAAAGCTGTAGAACAGGAATTCGGTGTCGGCGTATTCGAAGTTGTAGGTGGACATTTCCACCTCTTGCT comes from the Marinobacter psychrophilus genome and includes:
- a CDS encoding RidA family protein; its protein translation is MTAPVFHMIEAAPTPVGPFSHATEVDGWVFLTGQMPTDPNNADATLPAGIEAQTRRVMDNLILVLEGMSLGLGDVASVRIFLTEFKRDFYPMNDVYTSYFPKNKLPSRTCIGVTALAVDALVEIDVIARR
- a CDS encoding gamma-glutamylcyclotransferase, with product MSFDTTEHNRQRNCFDGVESVWLFGYGSLIYKVDFPFLDQRPATIEGWARRFWQGSHDHRGTPDAPGRVVTLIEAPNVCCKGMAYRVSPDVFAHLDVREKNGYLRFVTPMIFADGTREDGLVYIATEDNAAFLGPADDADIARQIAASEGPSGRNRDYLLNLATALRAMGDDDPHVFALESYLR
- a CDS encoding competence/damage-inducible protein A, whose amino-acid sequence is MNSTPIPRFGLILIGDELLNGRKQDAHLAAMIPRFEARGLELSWVRTIADDDELITQTLTQTFASPDVVFSFGGIGATPDDLTRQCAAAALGLDLALHREAEVEIRSRLGSRLNPLHLRMGEFPIGSRIIPNPINGIPGFAIHRHHFVPGFPKMAWPMVEWVLDHDYVDYQAVNRTVSQTLVLTDTSEGSLIPLMELLLAEHPDLRLACLPNADGRREVELSLKGDPAHVVAGMSRLRVLLQELAG
- the gmhB gene encoding D-glycero-beta-D-manno-heptose 1,7-bisphosphate 7-phosphatase, which gives rise to MLIILDRDGVINQYAGGYICSPDDWHPIPGSIKAIARLCSAGHRIAIATNQSGIARGYYDRDTLDAMHRKLGRLLRIAGGHIDFIAYCPHHPDEHCTCRKPEPGLLQQIQRHFNLKTLAGSVMVGDSRKDLEAAAKKGCQPILVRTGNGLDTEQELQTRPLAESAQVLVYDNLRSFTDAFLSGRDW
- the glyS gene encoding glycine--tRNA ligase subunit beta — protein: MATQDFLVELGTEELPPKALKPLSDAFTQGIVSGLQAAGIEFGAVEPFAAPRRLALRIRDLAHAQPDKPVEKRGPAVKAAFDDAGNPTRALTGFATSLGVTPDELDTLETDKGAWLVFRTVEQGRTTAELMPELIEQSLAALPIPKRMRWGAHRTEFVRPVHWLVMLYGSTVIDHPIMGLKPGNKTRGHRFHCPKSLIIPTPADYEVVLRQEGYVLADFAQRREQIRKGVNALALQQSCVAVIDEALLDEVTALNEWPVPLMGRFEERFLQVPAEALISSMKEHQKYFHLVDDNGQMQPFFITVANLESKDPSQVIAGNEKVIRPRLSDAAFFYETDRKKRLDQRIDRLKPIVFQDKLGSVYDKSVRVAALAGKIAQAIGSDPALAERAAMLAKTDLVTEMVLEFTDLQGIMGQYYATHDGEHADVASALNEQYMPRFAKDNLPTTLTGCAVAIADRLDSLVGLFGINQPPSGTRDPFALRRAALGVLRIIIERQLPLDLQTCCDWAAQQFTDLPAENPSTSVVDYMLERFRAYYDEQGISAEVYLAVHARRPTRPLDFDRRVKAVEAFRQRPEAGALAAANKRVSNILAKQSENTVHDTVDASLLQDPAELALAEQVNHQTDTVLPLFEKGDYTAALHSLAVLHQPVDRFFDEVMVMADNEAVRNNRLALLNRLRNLFLRVADISLLPSAS